aaagaaaataagCATTTGTCTTTTCAAACGTTCTATTGAGTTTCAATTTGTTTATCACGTTTTtgtgttttccagtaaaaattgTCACGTGATTTCCAGTAAGGGAACATAAGGAGCACTGACACTCCCTGGTTTTTGagttgcattgtgggaatttttaggaAACAAACGTTTCAGTGCACGGACTTGCGAATGACACAGCCCTTAAAATGGCCAACTATAGCTGATCGAGACACACCCCATCATATCTTAGCAAGTTATTTTCATTTAGTTGTGTTAGTAAGGATTCATACAAGATGAAATGTATCCTCCGTCTCCCACTCAATGTTCATTCACTTAATCTTGGGAGAATGCATGTTTGAACAAGAATCATTTAAATCTTACTTTTACTTTATTAATACTCGAGTATAATTTAATGTAGtacttttttactttcacttatgtacatttttgaatactttttacaCCCCTGCTTCAGCAttaaatttcatttcattgatCATGACCGCCAAAGGTGTCCACAGTGGGTTTAACAGAAAATTCCCACTAcaagtataaaaaaataatgtgtttacGCAATCTACCTGAAAGTTCTTGACGTTGCCTAAAATTTTCTTGACCTCAGCAGGTGCGTTAGCCATAAAAGGGTCTACCCGGTCAGGTGCCATCTCTTGAAGTTTAGCTTTCACTCTGTCAAAGAAAGCGTAAAAGTATTAGGTGAAAAATAATATCACTAATAAATTTGACAGAGTCTAATAAACAGGATAGCCCACTAAAATGGCATAGTTAAGCTCCCTTTAAGAGATTTACAGTACACAAAGTCTGTTGCAAGGTACAACATAAGGTAAATTAACCGATGGTTGCCTGATTTTTAATTCCGTCAATAATGATTTTTTGTTTACTGGAATGACAGATGACCAACACTTACGCCTTCATGTAGTCCTTGATGTATGCTGTGTAAGACTTCTTGTCATAGGATGTCTCCTGAAGTTTGTGGTTGAGGACAATATCCACACCACTGACCGTTGCAGAATCACAGCCCTCATCCTGGACTTCTGCTGATGCATTGCCACCAATCAGGGTATCATCGATGTCTCCTTCTGACCTGCTGATCATCTAGAGTATCAAAAGCATCAAAAAGGGTAAAACATCTACTCAACACAGGCTGAATCTTAAATTAATGTGATCCTTTTAATGTTAAGTCATATCCAACTGCTTGGGTCACAGAACAGCAATATCTGAAAAACTAAAGAGTCTAAATtgtcaaattattttaaaacttcAACAACCTATGAAAGCATATTAGACTACTTTATATCTACTGTAAGCGCCAGCAAATCACTGTTTACAGACAAATTTGCTTTATAGAAAGGACGTGCAagtattaacaaataaaaacaatactggCTATAGCCCATTATAGACAAATACTCAGTATACGATTTCGTTTCATTGGTCGTAACCGTCAAAGGTGTCCTAAGTTTATCATCATCGTACGTCTATTAATGGGCCATTTGCCTGACTTTATTTAAAAGGCATAATGGTTGGTAAAGAGAGAAGCCATACCTTTCCTTCTACTTCAATCATCATCCCATTCTCGGACTCTTTGATTTTGTAAATGTCGGAAAACATCTCATCCCCTGTGAACAAAGAACACAAGTTAGAGCGAGCGCAAGAACAAAATGACGTTTGGCTTGTACGTTGCACTTCGTCAGTCATATTTAAAAAGCCGAGTGATGATGAGCACACCGAACTGGCCTGAAGTACGAACACGCCCTGTTCAGCTGTAATTTCATCATTTTACAACTGTTTGTGAAATCATCAAGGAACACAACCAGATGGCGGTACAAAATGTTCCGTTTTAGTGGTAAACCAAAGTATATTCACAAAAAAACTCGTTTATTTTCTTTTCACCGACATTGTTCATGTGGTGTTTAAGTGTTGTAACGCACACACGCCACCACAACTTTTAGCTAATAGCATACCGGTCGACCGGCGTTTAAACTATACACTGCTAAACCCACTTAACACCACCTTTAAAGCACAATTTACCTAAAAACTTTCAAAACACGTAACAATTCAGGCGTTTAAATGCCGTGAACTGATCAAGTACACGACAATATAACATAATGCTGACGACAGCAGTATAACAGATTCCTTTATAACTTCACAGCGTGATTAGCCACCAAGCTAACTGCTTTGCTGAAAGTTAGGCCGCAGTAGACCGGGAAAACAAGGCGTTTTAAGACAACTAAGCAGCATCAGACTCCAAAAATATCGGCTGGAACGTAATATTTTGGTGTGTTGCGATTAGTTAGGGATTATTCTTACCGGTGATGATGTCTTTGTAGATGATCATTTTGTTGGATTGTGTTTGGGTCTTTCAGGAGACGTACAGCGCTGGCTGTGACCTGATAACGGACTCAGCTGAAAAGAGCGCCGCGTCGCCGAGGCATGTTATATAAGGGCTGAAAAGACTCGCGCCCTCTTATGGTTATATATGGAAAGTCCCGCagatatttttaaagggatacttcacccaaaaatgaaaattctatcatcattcgagttgttccaaatctgtatacatttctttgttctgttgaacacagagaaactgagttggaagaatgcttataaccacacATCTTGCCccctttgactcccatagtaggaaaaattactttatcatttttttggttctgttgaactcagaagacatttcgaagaatgtaggacagcaaacagttctggggcacttttgactgccattgtatttttttcctactatggtagtcaatggggggaaataTGTCCCCAGATAGCAAAAGGCATCTGGCCCAGACCATTCATAAATTCTGGGCCAGTTGTGTAATGGAATTGGGCTGGTGTCTTTTGGCACAATGGGCCAATAGCGGCACAGATCCGTTTTTATCATCTGGGCCAGCACTGGTCCAACTCCAGACCAGCTCTGGTTTTTCTATAGTGTTTCGGTCCAGATACGGAACAGAGCTGGTCTGGAGCTGGCCCGGAGCTGTCCCGGAGCTGGCCCAGTGCTGGTTCAGATGAGAAAAACAGATCCGTGCAGCTATTGGCCTGTTGTGATAAAAGTATATAGAAAATTGTTGTACTTAAAATATTCACAGTAAAACACCACCTCATAATTCAGTGTTATCCACTACTTCAATGTAAACGTACATTCATATAAAAATTGGACATTACAGTAAATTGATTTATTCCACGGCTTCATCTGTTGATccatctgtcatttatttagcatgttaaagaaattacattaatatacaaaacaacacaaaaaacagTGGCATTGTCCATTTCATCTTTCAGTTGGATAGTTTCTGCACAAAAagtcaaataaattaaacactCATGTCTCTAGTATTCACTAAGCTTATAATGAGAAAAATTGGAAACTGTTTTAGCAATGTTCCAATGATATGTAAATTGTCAGTCTATTTCAttctaataaaatgtaataaaacaatacattcaTATTTATGGTATACCATTTACAAAAACCTTGCCGTgcaaactgtaaat
This sequence is a window from Triplophysa rosa linkage group LG4, Trosa_1v2, whole genome shotgun sequence. Protein-coding genes within it:
- the tpt1 gene encoding translationally-controlled tumor protein homolog, encoding MIIYKDIITGDEMFSDIYKIKESENGMMIEVEGKMISRSEGDIDDTLIGGNASAEVQDEGCDSATVSGVDIVLNHKLQETSYDKKSYTAYIKDYMKAVKAKLQEMAPDRVDPFMANAPAEVKKILGNVKNFQFFTGDSMNPDGIIGLLDFREDGVTPYMLFFKDGLEIEKC